The DNA window TTCCGACTCCCAGATTTTCTTGGGATTTTCTTCAAACTCTTTTAACATATACTGGACCAGTTCTTCGCACTGCTTTTCGGTGCCGATAATCGGGGTAATCTCGGTGGTGATATCAGCCCGGATGATATGCATGGACGGAGCACTGGCCCGAAGTCTTACGCCAAAGCGGTTACCTTGGCGGATTAATTCCGGCTCTTCCAAGTTCATTTCTTCTAGCCGTGGAGTGACTACCCCGTAGCCGGTTTCTTTTACTTCTTTTAAGGCTATAGCAACTTTATCGTATTCCTTCTTGGCATAGCTTAATTCTTTCATAAGACGCAGCAGCTCGTGCTCGCCTCTTATAGCATAGCCCGAAACTTCTTCCAGAATCCGGTAGAATAAGCCTTCTTTAGCGGCAACTTTGATACTGGCCTGACCAGTACCCATATCAAGGTTCTCTAACTCCACATTGTCAACATATTCATCTTCCGCAAGCCTAACTACTGCATTATTGACATCTTTTACCTTCTTTACTTGTTTTAATGCCTCGTGTACGGCCTGAGTAAACTTTTCTTTTAACCAGTGGGTTGCATCTAACTCTTCAATCCACTGCGGAAGGTTAAAGTTGACATCAACCAGCGGAAATTCATATAAAAGATTTTCTAAAAGATTATTTAAATCATTAAGTCCTAACTCCGCCACATCAACAGGAATTACAGTAACATCATATTTTTGTTCTAATTCTTCCGCTAAGGCTTTGGTTTCTGGAGCATTGGGGTGGGTAGTGTTTAAAACTATAATAAACGGCTTATCTAATTGTTTTAACTCTTCGACCACCCGTTCTTCCGCCGCCAGGTAGTTTTCCCGGGGGATATCGGTGATGGTGCCAT is part of the Carboxydothermus pertinax genome and encodes:
- the spoIVA gene encoding stage IV sporulation protein A, which codes for MERVDLFRDIAQRTGGNIYISAVGPVRTGKSTLVKKFMELLILPNIKNVYDRERAKDELPQSGAGRTIMTTEPKFIPNEAIEININSSVKANVRLVDVVGYPVVGALGYEEEDGPRMVLTPWFEEEIPFAEAAEIGTRKVITDHSTMAFLVTTDGTITDIPRENYLAAEERVVEELKQLDKPFIIVLNTTHPNAPETKALAEELEQKYDVTVIPVDVAELGLNDLNNLLENLLYEFPLVDVNFNLPQWIEELDATHWLKEKFTQAVHEALKQVKKVKDVNNAVVRLAEDEYVDNVELENLDMGTGQASIKVAAKEGLFYRILEEVSGYAIRGEHELLRLMKELSYAKKEYDKVAIALKEVKETGYGVVTPRLEEMNLEEPELIRQGNRFGVRLRASAPSMHIIRADITTEITPIIGTEKQCEELVQYMLKEFEENPKKIWESEIFGKSLHDLVREGIQNKLHRMPENAQVKLQETLQRIVNDGGGGLICIII